ACTTGTGCAGTACCCTCTCCGTAAATCTTTGATACATTCTTAATTTCTAACACCTTATCTACCTCACAGGGCTCTGAAGGAGTCAGCCACCTTAATTCTGGTTGCCTGGAATGCAGGGTACACAGTTGCAGCGACAGCAATAAGGGTAGCCAGAGTTAATGAAAGGGGTAAGTACTGGGGAATGTAAGTAATGGCTATACCTTCGAAAATCAGTGGTCCCACTATGTATGCTAATAAGGTTCCAGTAATATAGCCAAAGATACCCCCCACTATCCCGATAATGACGGCCTCATAAACGAAGATCTTAATTATCTGATTACGTGATGCCCCCACTGCCCTCATTATTCCAATATCCTTAATCCTCTCGTTGACCGAAGCCATCATCGTATTGATTACGGCGAACAAACCAACAACAAGTGTTATTCCGGCTAAAGCCAGCATGAATTTATTTACCTTATCCATCATGTCCATTTCCGCCGCAGCTACTTGTTTCACTGCAACCGCTCGAACTCCCGGGATGCTGCTATTTATGCCATCAGCGATGACTTCTACAGGGCAAGCAATGCAAAGCGCACGAATATCTATTGAGGAAACAAGTCCCTGTTTATCAAATGCCTTCTGTAATGTTATTATCGGCACGAAAACTTGATAATCGTCGCTTGAACCTGACTCATCAAGAATTCCAGCGACCGTTACGTCATTCCCGTTCAGCGCGATTTTGTCACCGATATTAAGTTCCAATAGCTCAGCAGCTACTGGCCCAGCCAAGGCCTGGTCTGCAAGTTGGAGGTATTCACCCTCTTGAATTCGCCACCATGTCTTGATTTTTTGCTCTTCCAGAGGGTCCACTCCGACTACCATTACAGATATCCCCTTCAATTCAGTGTTTATATAGAGTTTTGGAGCAATCGTGGCAATATTACCATCATCTTTGATACCTAACGCTTGTCTTATCTCACCATCGGCTATCTGCCTGATCTCAGGCAGGGTTTTTTCAGAAATGAAGTTTTCCCCGACTGTTAAAGTTCCGAGGCTAAGATCGCCTAACCGCATATCGAGATTATTTATCGCAGGTATGACTGTTAAGTTAGGGCCGTATTTTTCCAGCTGGTTATAGATTCTTGCTTCCCCAGCAAAGGCAATAGTT
This Chloroflexota bacterium DNA region includes the following protein-coding sequences:
- a CDS encoding ABC transporter permease, which translates into the protein MKLYQIVIKDILRRKRRVLYAAMGVVVGTMTVIGILTIAFAGEARIYNQLEKYGPNLTVIPAINNLDMRLGDLSLGTLTVGENFISEKTLPEIRQIADGEIRQALGIKDDGNIATIAPKLYINTELKGISVMVVGVDPLEEQKIKTWWRIQEGEYLQLADQALAGPVAAELLELNIGDKIALNGNDVTVAGILDESGSSDDYQVFVPIITLQKAFDKQGLVSSIDIRALCIACPVEVIADGINSSIPGVRAVAVKQVAAAEMDMMDKVNKFMLALAGITLVVGLFAVINTMMASVNERIKDIGIMRAVGASRNQIIKIFVYEAVIIGIVGGIFGYITGTLLAYIVGPLIFEGIAITYIPQYLPLSLTLATLIAVAATVYPAFQATRIKVADSFRAL